A single region of the Plasmodium malariae genome assembly, chromosome: 7 genome encodes:
- the PmUG01_07037400 gene encoding conserved Plasmodium protein, unknown function, with translation MIKAFFLFFVCLLLSTVRATDNTNNDGLVHIITKNIDLKQLQGTFYEIATNASDKIFPGLLCRCTKYEFSGLKRDGNLGYILINFSCDRNFLFGEQKSEMTFKLILNKPVDENTTTVEEFNASIYLVQGNQQILLNNNVNIIYAEANEQNEYEHLIIGGQKSTEPMIILSKYRTVLLETYNKLLNSLYLAGYEPSLLSWPFIIQTDQTFCD, from the exons ATGAtaaaagcattttttttgtttttcgtTTGTTTATTGCTCTCCACAGTTAGAGCAACCGATAATACCAACAat GATGGCCTTGTTCACATAATAACAAAGAACATCGACTTGAAACAATTACAAGGAACCTTTTATGAAATAGCAACCAATGCATCAGATAAAATTTTCCCAGGATTATTATGTAGATGTACTAAATACGAATTTTCAGGATTAAAGAGAGATGGAAATTTAGGGTATATTTTAATCAACTTCAGTTGTGATAGAAATTTCTTATTCGGTGAACAGAAATCCGAAATgacttttaaattaatattaaataaaccAGTTGACGAAAATACAACAACTGTTGAAGAATTTAATGCAAGTATTTACTTAGTCCAAGGAAACCAACAAATACTATTAAACAacaatgtaaatataatatatgctgAAGCcaatgaacaaaatgaatatgAACACTTAATTATTGGTGGCCAGAAATCAACTGAACCAATGATCATATTGTCCAAATATAGAACAGTTTTATTAGAAACCTATAACAAACTTTTGAATTCTCTCTACTTAGCTGGATACGAACCATCTCTCTTGAGCTGGCCATTTATCATCCAAACAGATCAAACCTTCTgtgattaa
- the PmUG01_07037500 gene encoding protein kinase, putative: MKRITREDILLKYKDKDDFVYYHLHNILTLKPFNELIEYENGDTYIGTTEKRRRHGYGYYIYKDSKSIYQGIWKENTKSGFGILYNEKEVIYSGEWLNNISHGFGCSYKNDELFFGGYKYGLMNGVGILKKNTSFNFCLFQSNRKKCLIKITKYMKIYLYLYKNNKILFKEKLNDFFPFYMNSNIPNILHEQIFRKLLSVDEWSRILSSKYYKVINTKQQNSPGKNDFLSYINYKSRIIFRKGMSNETELPKEENKDFNVHHYEYAWGNRSDAPLRCNDKLDVETTRDANNEISNSNDSQNDFLSYNNLLGSFYSLRTMSKLASEKCDISYNSCTEDEERRFHNSSLQLNKMVPCESFNEKHLYYRSDSSSSTSDFYMDVTFESSSSFPSFKKKSKIKIPYRHISIYGNSKIRTGKRRKKKDKKKYYKLLIGEYNRKRSQLKLDGYENCTTIAGVKRNENVLNSVRSNAYSNNNNSGNGINGNGINGNSINGNSINGNSINGNGINGNGINGSDNNNNNSNSSTDNNDTTFAGNNIYSSKKGKKASTYLHFLTYLKEINRKKKIECIYQWHKHHVSILLYLFKLHKYIPSFNYNNIKGFHFFTLNSKILRQLGVQNKEHIYFLMNFINIFNNIHNVYLQMLIKWTHVKKDFLLTYNSLNKKKFCILKNLRNAPNMYLCYYHNAPVCLKIVSSKTKKTSHAKNCKNEQIKLNKYAEGDCSTIYMHEQEDGFDGGTRGKRIAAHYDREKAKINMDIEAKIIDDTKGIARCECTTTDCPEYSEIKAAHELGQYDEGQGSDGKNGKIDEMNGKNGRKNDEKDITCVSTNFKNDLLNAAQNFLFNEKLKINFMHNFENIKKNVLKFEMKTKHKNEEESIYARRSDMNASIHPPNYDNTILENKRYVQDVYNEKLLTGQYTKVIKVVNYGYHKNVSGSDTNNTTNSSMDDSGSSKSDYNNDVNNYIEKLKCKMAFIKEHFIISNLRHANFVKYIGNITSRKKEKFGLVFEYLRGKYLHDFIYYSKSKKKKCTLKNRKIIKLFYEISVSLRYMHDKYIYHGNINSKNIFITNKGNIKICNFQYSSIGSYYDYKGNTGGRCDAFGKHNSSNVRRNMSSNNDSNSRNSRSSYNFLCDKMCLPLPYITSVNYTRGANVKSSPLLQFHTFTFDNRKANYADDAYVAPEVLREEEYTDKSDIYSFGILMYEVLFETLPFKNESIPLFFLISTGYYQKYINFDINKLYSKFDGDDGDADNMFHVSINIMLIIKECLNPEPCNRPSSKYLCSSFKYLLDLLTMQDISK, translated from the exons aTGAAAAGGATTACCAGGGAAGACATACTTTTGAAATATAAGGATAAAGATGATTTTGTTTATTACCATTTGCATAACATATTAACCCTCAAGCCGTTTAACGAACTT ATAGAATATGAAAATGGGGACACTTACATAGGAACAACAGAAAAAAGACGAAGACACGGCTATGGTTATTACATATACAAGGATAGTAAGTCCATATATCAAGG gATATGGAAGGAAAACACAAAAAGCGGCTTTGGGATACTCTACAATGAAAAGGAAGTTATTTATTCAG GCGAATGGCTAAACAACATTTCACATGGTTTTGGATGCAGCTACAAAAATGAcgaattattttttggtgGTTACAAATACGGTTTAATGAATGGTGTgggaatattaaaaaaaaatactagttttaatttttgcttatttcAATCGAACAGGAAAAAATGTCTAATTAAAATTacgaaatatatgaaaatttatttatatctttataaaaataacaaaattctttttaaggaaaaattaaatgattttttcccattttataTGAACAGTAACATTCCGAATATTTTACATGAACAAATTTTTCGTAAATTATTAAGTGTAGATGAATGGTCTCGTATCCTTTCTTCgaaatattataaagtaataaatacTAAACAGCAAAATTCCCCCGGAAAAAATGACTTTTTAAGTTACATAAACTACAAATCACGAATAATATTCCGAAAGGGAATGAGTAATGAAACGGAATTACCaaaagaggaaaataaaGATTTTAATGTTCATCATTACGAATATGCATGGGGGAATAGAAGCGATGCGCCTCTAAGATGCAATGATAAGCTCGATGTAGAAACAACCCGTGATGCTAACAATGAAATAAGTAATTCTAACGACAGTCAAAATGATTTCCTGTCTTATAATAACCTATTAGGAAGTTTTTACTCTTTAAGAACAATGTCCAAACTTGCTAGTGAAAAATGtgatatttcatataattcatGTACAGAGGATGAAGAAAGAAGATTCCATAATTCATCCTTACAATTAAATAAGATGGTACCTTGTGAAAgttttaatgaaaaacatttatattacagAAGCGATTCCAGTAGTAGTACTAGCGACTTTTATATGGATGTAACATTCGAAAGCTCCTCCAGCTTTCCCagttttaaaaagaaaagcaaaataaagatTCCCTATCGTCATATTAGCATATATGGTAATAGCAAAATAAGGACAgggaaaagaagaaagaaaaaagataagaaaaaatattataaattactcATTGGAGAATATAATAGAAAACGTTCTCAATTGAAACTAGATGGCTACGAGAATTGTACTACCATTGCGGGGGTAAAACgaaatgaaaatgtattGAACAGTGTTAGAAGTAATGcatatagtaataataataacagtggAAATGGCATCAATGGAAATGGTATCAATGGAAATAGTATCAATGGAAATAGTATCAATGGAAATAGTATCAATGGAAATGGTATCAATGGAAATGGTATCAATGGaagtgataataataataataatagtaatagtagcaCCGATAATAATGATACTACATTTGCAGGTAACAATATTTATTCGtcgaaaaaaggaaaaaaggcTTCAACGTACTTGcattttttaacttatttaaaagagataaatagaaaaaaaaaaattgaatgcATATATCAGTGGCACAAGCATCATGTTTCAATTTTGTTGTACCTCTTTAAacttcataaatatataccttcatttaattacaataatattaaaggtttccatttttttacattgaacagtaaaatattaagacAATTGGGTGTACAAAATAAAGagcacatatattttttaatgaattttattaatatatttaacaacATTCATAATGTCTATTTGCAGatgttaataaaatggaCACATGTAAAGAAAGACTTTTTGTTAACgtataattctttaaataaaaaaaaattttgtattcttaaaaatttacGGAATGCTCCTAACATGTACCTGTGCTATTATCATAATGCTCCTGTCTGCTTAAAAATCGTTTCAagtaaaacaaagaaaacaTCCCATgcaaaaaattgtaaaaatgaacaaattaaGTTGAACAAATACGCAGAAGGGGATTGTTCtaccatatatatgcatgaacAAGAGGATGGTTTTGATGGGGGCACAAGGGGTAAGCGGATAGCAGCACATTATGATCGCGAAAAAGCCAAAATTAACATGGACATAGAAGCGAAAATAATAGACGATACGAAGGGAATAGCTCGTTGTGAATGTACTACTACAGATTGTCCTGAATATAGTGAAATAAAAGCTGCACATGAATTAGGACAATATGATGAGGGGCAGGGAAGTGATGGGAAGAACGGAAAGATTGACGAGATGAATGGAAAGAATGGAAGGAAGAATGATGAAAAGGATATAACGTGCGTCTCCACCAACTTTAAGAATGACCTTTTAAATGCTGCacagaattttttattcaatgaaaaattgaagataaattttatgcacaattttgaaaatataaaaaaaaatgtgttaaaATTTGAGatgaaaacaaaacataaaaatgagGAGGAGAGCATATATGCGCGAAGGAGTGATATGAACGCTAGTATACATCCCCCCAATTATGATAATACCATATTAGAGAATAAAAGATACGTTCAGGATGTGTATAATGAGAAGTTGTTGACTGGGCAGTATACAAAAGTTATAAAGGTAGTCAATTATGGATATCATAAGAATGTAAGTGGGTCAGACACAAACAACACAACAAATAGCAGTATGGATGACAGTGGAAGTAGCAAAAgtgattataataatgatgtaaataattatatagaaaaattaaaatgcaaaatggcatttataaaagaacattttattatttccaaTTTAAGACATgcaaattttgttaaatatataggtAATATTACAAgtaggaaaaaagaaaaatttggACTAGTTTTCGAATACTTGAGAGGAAAATATTTACAcgattttatatattatagtaagagtaaaaaaaaaaaatgtacgttaaaaaatagaaaaattataaaactgTTTTATGAAATCTCGGTATCATTACGTTACATGCATGATAAGTACATATACCATGGAAAcattaatagtaaaaatatatttataacaaacaaagggaatataaaaatttgcaATTTTCAGTACTCTTCCATAGGAAGTTATTACGACTACAAAGGAAACACCGGAGGGAGGTGCGACGCCTTCGGAAAGCATAATAGCAGCAATGTAAGAAGGAACATGAGCAGTAATAACGATAGCAATAGCCGTAATAGTCGCAGTAGCTACAATTTTTTGTGTGACAAAATGTGCTTACCCCTTCCATACATAACATCAGTGAACTACACACGGGGTGCCAATGTTAAATCATCTCCTTTGCTGCAATTTCATACATTCACATTTGATAACAGGAAAGCGAACTATGCGGATGATGCATATGTTGCTCCCGAAGTTTTAAGGGAAGAAGAATATACAGATAAGAGTGATATATACTCCTTCGGGATATTAATGTATGAAGTTCTTTTTGAAACCTTACCTTTCAAAAATGAAAGcattccattattttttctgaTTTCTACAGGttattatcaaaaatatattaatttcgatataaataaattatactcAAAATTTGATGGTGATGATGGCGATGCGGATAACATGTTTCACGtttctataaatattatgttaataattaaagAGTGCCTTAACCCAGAACCCTGCAACAGACCCAGTTCAAAATACTTATGCAGCAGCTTTAAATATTTGCTCGATTTGCTTACAATGCAGGATATTAGCAAGTAG